In Blastopirellula sp. J2-11, a single genomic region encodes these proteins:
- a CDS encoding sensor histidine kinase, which yields MSLPARNHRLPENEVADQVIADAFASDGAIDVDRLLSAWDTATTRLQETHEALRREVARLSDELEIKNRELARKNRLADLGQMASHVAHEVRNSLMPLTMYVSMLKRQSDFGPSSAAIGKKIENGLTALDSTVNDLLHFTSDRQPQWSRFPLAPLLEEVCETLAPQCEAQKVKFAIDVDPLLTVRADRGMVRRAVLNLALNSLDVMNDGGRLLLTACFGRSGVEIECADSGPGFKPEIAIRAFDPFFTTKNTGTGLGLAIVQRVAEAHGGQAIAMNCPEGGAAVTLVLPQPRKEVAA from the coding sequence TGTCATTGCCCGCACGCAATCATCGATTGCCCGAAAATGAAGTCGCCGATCAGGTGATCGCCGATGCGTTCGCTTCTGACGGTGCGATTGACGTCGACCGTCTGCTTTCGGCATGGGATACCGCAACGACGCGTTTGCAGGAAACGCACGAGGCGCTCCGCCGAGAAGTGGCTCGTCTCTCCGACGAATTGGAAATCAAAAATCGCGAGTTGGCGCGCAAGAATCGCCTGGCCGATCTCGGCCAGATGGCGTCGCACGTCGCGCATGAAGTTCGCAACAGCCTGATGCCGCTAACGATGTACGTCAGCATGCTGAAGCGTCAGTCTGACTTTGGTCCCAGCAGTGCGGCGATCGGCAAGAAGATCGAAAACGGTCTGACAGCGCTCGATTCCACCGTCAACGACCTGCTTCATTTCACGTCGGATCGGCAACCGCAGTGGAGTCGCTTCCCGTTGGCGCCCTTGTTGGAGGAAGTTTGCGAAACGCTGGCTCCGCAGTGCGAGGCGCAAAAAGTGAAGTTCGCGATCGATGTCGATCCGCTGTTAACGGTACGTGCCGATCGCGGAATGGTTCGTCGCGCCGTGTTGAATTTGGCGCTCAACTCGCTGGATGTCATGAATGACGGCGGACGCTTGTTGCTGACCGCTTGTTTCGGACGATCAGGCGTCGAGATCGAATGCGCCGACTCGGGACCCGGCTTCAAGCCGGAAATCGCCATCCGTGCTTTCGATCCCTTCTTCACCACCAAAAACACCGGCACCGGACTTGGCTTGGCGATTGTCCAGCGAGTCGCGGAAGCCCACGGCGGTCAAGCGATCGCGATGAATTGTCCTGAAGGAGGCGCCGCCGTAACGCTGGTGCTTCCGCAACCCCGTAAGGAGGTCGCCGCGTGA
- a CDS encoding sigma-54-dependent transcriptional regulator has protein sequence MSIVESPIATGNVLVVDDNARARQSIVDVLEMLGHRGAACSSAHEALKRMETIDYDAVVTDLQMPGMDGLELVQQIRRRDAHIPIVMVTAHGSVSTAVEAMRFGAADYLEKPLNADRLEAVINRVLESAASGDRATVATPGETNQVAMIGESRLMQQVRQQIAQVAPTDETVLIIGESGVGKELVARTIHQWSRRADRALISLNCPVLSAHLMESELFGHTRGAFTSADSARVGRFELAEQGTILLDEISEIDLSLQAKLLRVLQERCYERVGSSETLETDVRVLATSNRDLPGEVTAGRFRRDLYYRLAVVPIELPPLRQRRDDIPLLVEYFLHQTAARLEKPVFDMQAEALDLLVRHDWPGNVRELENIVTRACVLAIDGQISADAFSSWLNCESREEACDSQESQVGVKLDEMERRLISATLEHYDGHREKTAAALGISPRTLSNKLRSYGLAPRAKTFARAI, from the coding sequence GTGAGCATCGTCGAATCCCCGATTGCAACCGGAAACGTGCTGGTCGTTGATGACAACGCCCGCGCTCGCCAGTCGATTGTTGACGTCTTGGAGATGTTGGGTCATCGTGGCGCCGCTTGCTCCAGCGCTCATGAAGCGCTCAAGCGGATGGAGACGATCGATTATGACGCCGTCGTCACCGATCTGCAGATGCCGGGTATGGACGGCTTAGAACTGGTTCAGCAAATTCGTCGTCGTGACGCACATATCCCGATTGTCATGGTCACGGCGCACGGCAGCGTGTCGACGGCGGTCGAAGCGATGCGATTTGGCGCCGCCGACTATTTGGAAAAGCCGCTCAACGCCGATCGTTTGGAAGCGGTCATCAATCGCGTCCTGGAGAGCGCCGCCAGCGGTGATCGCGCCACAGTTGCGACTCCCGGCGAAACGAATCAGGTTGCAATGATCGGCGAGAGCCGTCTGATGCAACAAGTGCGACAACAGATCGCTCAAGTGGCTCCGACCGACGAAACCGTGTTGATCATCGGCGAAAGCGGCGTCGGCAAAGAGCTGGTCGCACGTACGATTCACCAGTGGAGCCGTCGCGCCGACCGAGCTTTGATCAGCTTGAACTGCCCGGTTTTGTCGGCTCATTTGATGGAAAGTGAATTGTTCGGGCACACGCGCGGCGCCTTTACCAGCGCTGACTCGGCCCGCGTCGGACGATTTGAACTGGCCGAACAAGGAACGATTTTGCTGGACGAAATCAGCGAGATCGACTTATCACTGCAAGCCAAGTTGCTGCGAGTGCTGCAGGAACGTTGCTACGAACGGGTCGGTTCGAGCGAAACCTTGGAGACCGATGTTCGCGTTTTGGCGACTTCCAACCGTGACCTGCCGGGCGAAGTAACCGCAGGGCGTTTTCGCCGCGACCTTTATTATCGCTTGGCGGTCGTGCCGATCGAGCTACCGCCGTTGCGGCAGCGCCGCGACGACATTCCGTTGCTGGTCGAATACTTTTTGCATCAGACGGCGGCGCGATTGGAGAAGCCGGTTTTTGACATGCAAGCGGAAGCGCTCGATTTGCTCGTGCGTCATGATTGGCCTGGCAACGTTCGCGAACTCGAAAATATCGTGACTCGCGCCTGCGTGCTGGCGATCGATGGTCAGATTTCGGCCGACGCCTTTAGCAGCTGGCTCAATTGCGAATCGAGGGAAGAGGCCTGCGATTCACAAGAATCGCAGGTCGGCGTCAAGCTGGACGAAATGGAACGCCGCTTGATCTCGGCGACGCTGGAACACTACGACGGTCATCGCGAGAAGACCGCGGCGGCGCTCGGCATTAGCCCGCGGACGCTATCGAACAAACTACGCAGCTATGGGCTGGCCCCGCGTGCGAAAACGTTCGCACGGGCAATTTAA
- the flgB gene encoding flagellar basal body rod protein FlgB, producing MSGSIFNASTIPMLEQVLNFSQSRHNLLAGNIANLDTPGYKVRDLNVDKFQMKLREAIEEKNKPNEPLSPGLVSTRESDPMRSVKDSLPGILFHDESNVGIEQQVMEISKNQIMHNMAISLMEQQMRLLQTAISERV from the coding sequence ATGAGCGGTTCGATTTTCAACGCCAGCACGATTCCGATGCTCGAGCAAGTTTTGAACTTCTCGCAGTCTCGCCACAATCTGCTAGCGGGGAACATCGCGAACCTCGATACGCCTGGATATAAAGTGCGCGATCTGAATGTGGACAAGTTCCAGATGAAGTTGCGTGAAGCGATCGAGGAGAAGAACAAACCGAACGAGCCGCTCTCGCCGGGACTGGTTTCGACGCGCGAGTCGGATCCCATGCGAAGCGTGAAAGATTCATTGCCTGGCATTTTGTTTCATGACGAAAGCAATGTCGGCATCGAACAACAAGTGATGGAAATCTCGAAAAACCAAATCATGCACAACATGGCGATCTCGTTGATGGAACAGCAGATGCGGTTGTTACAGACTGCAATTAGCGAACGCGTCTAA
- the flgC gene encoding flagellar basal body rod protein FlgC: protein MNGALDISSSAMVAQRVRLNAVTSNIANMSSLRDENGDIAPYKARHVIFQTDNAIRAQGGAAGVKVSSIEESQVEPIYRYQPTHPLAITEGKYKGYVAHPRVNMVEQMVDAMEASRAYEANIGVVEISKNLAAQSLRILA, encoded by the coding sequence ATGAACGGCGCTCTCGATATTAGCTCTAGTGCGATGGTCGCGCAGCGTGTCCGCTTGAATGCGGTCACCAGCAACATCGCGAATATGTCGTCACTACGGGATGAAAACGGGGACATCGCTCCCTACAAGGCTCGACACGTGATTTTTCAGACCGACAACGCGATCCGCGCCCAAGGGGGCGCCGCCGGCGTGAAGGTCTCGTCGATTGAAGAGTCGCAGGTCGAACCGATTTATCGGTATCAACCGACGCATCCGTTGGCGATCACGGAAGGAAAATACAAAGGCTACGTGGCTCACCCCCGGGTCAACATGGTCGAACAGATGGTCGACGCGATGGAAGCCTCTCGCGCGTACGAGGCGAACATCGGCGTCGTCGAGATCTCGAAGAATCTCGCCGCCCAGTCGCTCCGGATTTTGGCGTAA
- the fliE gene encoding flagellar hook-basal body complex protein FliE, which translates to MKPIHNISPQTILPSHLTRPAGTSQSHESFTNLFMEGFSRVNEMQQQANRAVEQLQTGGEVNPSEVLIAVQKADVEFKLMMQVRNKMLQAYQEIKDIRI; encoded by the coding sequence ATGAAACCGATTCACAACATCTCGCCGCAGACGATCTTGCCGAGTCATTTGACTCGACCGGCCGGAACGTCTCAGTCGCACGAGTCGTTCACCAACTTGTTTATGGAAGGCTTCTCACGCGTCAACGAGATGCAGCAGCAAGCCAACCGCGCCGTTGAGCAGCTGCAAACCGGCGGCGAAGTCAATCCGTCCGAAGTGCTGATCGCCGTCCAAAAAGCGGACGTCGAATTCAAGCTGATGATGCAGGTTCGCAACAAGATGTTGCAAGCCTACCAAGAGATCAAAGACATTCGCATTTAG